The Meles meles chromosome 6, mMelMel3.1 paternal haplotype, whole genome shotgun sequence genome has a window encoding:
- the SUPT16H gene encoding FACT complex subunit SPT16: MAVTLDKDAYYRRVKRLYSNWRKGEDEYANVDAIVVSVGVDEEIVYAKSTALQTWLFGYELTDTIMVFCDDKIIFMASKKKVEFLKQIANTKGNENANGAPAITLLIREKNESNKSSFDKMIEAIKESKNGKKIGVFSKDKFPGEFMKNWNDCLNKEGFDKIDISAVVAYTIAVKEDGELNLMKKAASITSEVFNKFFKERVMEIVDADEKVRHSKLAESVEKAIEEKKYLAGADPSTVEMCYPPIIQSGGNYNLKFSVVSDKNHMHFGAITCAMGIRFKSYCSNLVRTLMVDPSQEVQENYNFLLQLQEELLKELRHGVKICDVYNAVMDVVKKQKPELLNKITKNLGFGMGIEFREGSLVINSKNQYKLKKGMVFSINLGFSDLTNKEGKKPEEKTYALFIGDTVLVDEDGPATVLTSVKKKVKNVGIFLKNEDEEEEEEEKDEAEDLLGRGSRAALLTERTRNEMTAEEKRRAHQKELAAQLNEEAKRRLTEQKGEQQIQKARKSNVSYKNPSLMPKEPHIREMKIYIDKKYETVIMPVFGIATPFHIATIKNISMSVEGDYTYLRINFYCPGSALGRNEGNIFPNPEATFVKEITYRASNMKAPGEQTVPALNLQNAFRIIKEVQKRYKTREAEEKEKEGIVKQDSLVINLNRSNPKLKDLYIRPNIAQKRMQGSLEAHVNGFRFTSVRGDKVDILYNNIKHALFQPCDGEMIIVLHFHLKNAIMFGKKRHTDVQFYTEVGEITTDLGKHQHMHDRDDLYAEQMEREMRHKLKTAFKNFIEKVEALTKEELEFEVPFRDLGFNGAPYRSTCLLQPTSSALVNATEWPPFVVTLDEVELIHFERVQFHLKNFDMVIVYKDYSKKVTMINAIPVASLDPIKEWLNSCDLKYTEGVQSLNWTKIMKTIVDDPEGFFEQGGWSFLEPEGEGSDAEEGDSESEIEDETFNPSEDDYEEEEEDSDEDYSSEAEESDYSKESLGSEEESGKDWDELEEEARKADRESRYEEEEEQSRSMSRKRKASVHSSGRGSNRGSRHSSAPPKKKRK; the protein is encoded by the exons AAAGGAGAAGATGAATATGCCAACGTTGATGCCATTGTTGTATCAGTGGGTGTTGATGAAGAAATTGTTTATGCCAAATCAACTGCCTTACAG ACATGGCTCTTTGGTTATGAACTAACTGACACCATCATGGTCTTCTGTGATGACAAAATCATCTTTATGGCCAGCAAGAAGAAAGTGGAGTTTTTAAAACAGATTGCCAACACCAAGGGCAATGAGAATGCTAATGGAGCCCCTGCCATCACACTGCTGATACGAGAAAAG AATGAAAGCAATAAGAGCAGCTTTGACAAAATGATCGAAGCCATTAAAGAGAGCAAGAATGGCAAGAAGATTGGAGTGTTCAGCAAAGACAAATTCCCTGGAGAGTTCATGAAGAACTGGAATGACTGCCTCAACAAAGAGGGCTTTGACAAA ATAGATATCAGTGCAGTTGTGGCCTATACCATTGCTGTAAAGGAGGATGGGGAGCTCAACCTAATGAAGAAAGCCGCTAGCATCACCTCCGAGGTCTTCAACAAATTCTTCAAGGAACGAGTCATGGAAATAGTTGATGCAGATGAG AAAGTTCGACACAGCAAACTGGCTGAATCTGTGGAAAAGGCCATTGAAGAGAAAAAATACCTAGCTGGGGCAGACCCTTCTACTGTGGAAATGTGTTACCCTCCTATCATTCAAAGTGGTGGCAACTATAATCTCAAGTTCAGTGTGGTGAG TGACAAGAATCACATGCATTTTGGGGCCATCACTTGTGCCATGGGTATTCGCTTCAAATCTTACTGCTCCAACCTTGTTCGCACTTTGATGGTTGACCCTTCTCAGGAAGTTCAAGAAAATTACAATTTTTTGCTCCAACTTCAAGAGGAACTGCTAAAGGAATTAAGACATG GTGTAAAGATATGTGACGTGTATAATGCTGTCATGGACGTGGTTAAAAAGCAGAAACCAGAGCTGCTGAACAAAATTACCAAAAATCTAGG gttCGGAATGGGAATTGAATTCCGTGAAGGCTCTTTAGTAATTAATAGTAAAAATCAGTACAAACTGAAAAAAG GGATGGTTTTCAGCATCAATTTGGGATTCTCTGATCTGACTAACAAGGAAGGGAAGAAACCAGAAGAGAAAACCTATGCTCTCTTCATTGGTGACACAGTGCTTGTGGATGAG GATGGCCCAGCTACTGTTCTCACTTCTGtgaagaagaaagtgaagaaCGTGGGGATTTTTCTAAAG aatgaggatgaagaagaggaggaggaggagaaagatgaagCCGAGGACCTGTTGGGAAGAGGTTCTCGGGCAGCTTTACTTACAGAAAGGACACGA aatgAGATGACTGCAGAAGAGAAACGAAGAGCACATCAAAAGGAACTGGCAGCTCAACTGAATGAGGAAGCAAAGAGGCGACTGACAGAACAGAAAGGAGAACAACAGATTCAGAA AGCTCGCAAATCTAACGTGTCCTATAAAAACCCATCTTTGATGCCTAAGGAACCACATATTCGGGAAATGAAGATCTATATTGATAAGAAATATGAAACTGTGATAATGCCTGTGTTCGGTATTGCGACGCCTTTTCACATTGCCACAATCAAG AATATAAGCATGTCCGTGGAAGGAGATTATACTTACTTGCGAATCAACTTCTATTGCCCAGGCAGTGCTCTGGGCAGGAATGAGGGCAACATCTTTCCTAACCCAGAAGCCACTTTCGTCAAGGAAAT TACATACCGAGCTTCAAATATGAAGGCTCCTGGAGAACAGACAGTACCAGCCTTGAACCTCCAGAATGCTTTCCGAATTATAAAAGAAGTACAGAAGCGCTATAAGACCCGGGaagcagaagagaaggagaaggag GGCATTGTGAAACAGGACTCCCTGGTGATCAATCTCAACCGGAGTAATCCCAAACTGAAAGATCTATATATTCGCCCAAACATTGCCCAAAAGAGGATGCAGGGTTCACTGGAGGCCCATGTCAATG GCTTCCGCTTCACCTCTGTACGGGGAGACAAAGTGGACATCCTGTACAATAACATCAAGCATGCTTTGTTTCAGCCGTGTGATGGAGAGATGATTATTGTCTTGCACTTTCACCTCAAG AATGCCATCATGTTTGGGAAGAAGCGGCACACAGATGTGCAATTCTATACGGAAGTGGGAGAGATTACGACGGACTTGGGCAAACATCAGCACATGCATGACCGAGATGACCTCTATGCTGAGCAG aTGGAACGGGAAATGAGGCACAAACTGAAAACAGCCTTCAAAAATTTCATTGAGAAAGTAGAGGCTCTAACTAAGGAGGAACTGGAATTTGAAGTGCCTTTTAGGGACTTGGG ATTTAATGGCGCTCCTTACAGGAGTACTTGCCTCCTTCAGCCCACTAGTAGTGCGCTGGTAAATGCTACAGAGTGG CCACCTTTTGTGGTGACCTTGGATGAAGTGGAGCTGATTCACTTTGAGCGGGTTCAGTTTCACCTGAAGAACTTTGATATGGTGATAGTGTACAAGGACTACAGCAAGAAAGTCACGATGATCAACGCCATTCCTGTAGCCTCCCTAGACCCCATCAAGGAATGGTTGAA TTCCTGTGACCTAAAGTACACAGAAGGAGTACAGTCCCTCAACTGGACTAAGATCATGAAGACCATTGTCGACGACCCCGAGGGCTTCTTCGAACAAGGTGGCTGGTCTTTCCTAGAGCCTGAGGGTGAG GGGAGTGATGCTGAGGAAGGGGATTCAGAATCTGAAATCGAGGATGAGACTTTTAATCCTTCAGAGGATGActatgaagaggaggaggaggatagtGATGAAGATTATTCATCAGAAGCTGAAGAATCAG actATTCCAAGGAATCATTGGGCAGTGAAGAAGAGAGTGGAAAGGATTGGGATGAACTGGAGGAAGAAGCCCGAAAAg CGGACCGTGAAAGTCGTTAcgaggaagaagaagaacagagtCGAAGTATGAGCCGGAAGAGGAAGGCATCTGTGCACAGTTCAGGCCGTGGCTCTAACCGTGGTTCCAGACACAGCTCTGCACCCCCCAAGAAAAAGAGGAAGTAA